A stretch of the Lactuca sativa cultivar Salinas chromosome 9, Lsat_Salinas_v11, whole genome shotgun sequence genome encodes the following:
- the LOC128128418 gene encoding uncharacterized protein LOC128128418 — translation MLLAVTKDGQNQILPVAYGICKNECTDSWTWFFQKLHDCIGNMQELTIISDRSPSIATSVANIFPHAHHGICGVHLYFNIVSRFGKSKTVKGIFWEACRAYTVDAFDAVMDVMKKTKELVWEYLKSINPETWSRAHFKGNRYNLMSSNSAESINALSRHARKVPILMLIDFFRATMQQWWFQRRNFAGIK, via the coding sequence atgctacttgcagttactaaggacggacaaaaccaaatattaccggttgcatatggtatatgcaaaaatgagtgtaccgattcttggacatggttttttcaaaaactacatgattgcataggaaatatgcaggagcttacaattatatctgataggtctccatctatagcaacatccgttgccaacatttttcctcacgctcatcatggaatatgtggtgtccatttgtatttcaacatagtatctagattcggcaagagtaagacggttaaaggaattttttgggaggcgtgtagggcgtacacagttgatgcttttgatgctgtcatggatgttatgaaaaagacaaaagaactagtatgggagtacttaaaaagtataaatccagaaacctggtcaagggcacattttaaagggaaccgatacaatcttatgtcgtccaacagtgcggagtctataaatgcattatctagacacgcacgtaaggtgccaatacttatgttgattgattttttccgtgctacaatgcaacaatggtggtttcaaagacgtaactttgcaggtattaagtaa